In Gossypium arboreum isolate Shixiya-1 chromosome 5, ASM2569848v2, whole genome shotgun sequence, a single genomic region encodes these proteins:
- the LOC108453734 gene encoding peroxisomal nicotinamide adenine dinucleotide carrier-like, whose amino-acid sequence MSNSNAIANGVAGAGAGIIAQILTYPLQTVNTRQQTERIAKSKPKPPTAAAGTLLQILHVLQTEGWGGLYSGLKPSLFGTAASQGIYYYFYQLFKNKAEAIAVVRKHKGRGDGTLGIFSWLVVAALSGSLNVLLTNPIWVLVTRMQTHTQAERKIMESKKEALLKEASENGLIGSTLPEKLDELESTKPHPYGTIHAAREVYTEAGIRGFWKGIIPTLIMVCNPSIQFMIYETSLKRLKEKRSANKHGLKNVSALEVFLLGALAKLGATVTTYPLLVVKSRLQAKQEIGGNISLRYSGTVDAIVKMMKYEGLPGFYKGMSTKIVQSVFAASVLFMFKEEIVKAYIFLVHRIQKAKVPLN is encoded by the exons ATGTCCAACTCCAATGCTATAGCTAACGGAGTGGCAGGAGCTGGCGCTGGAATCATTGCTCAGATCCTCACTTATCCACTTCAGACG GTGAATACGCGTCAACAAACGGAAAGAATCGCCAAGTCCAAACCCAAACCCCCCACTGCGGCTGCTGGTACGCTTCTTCAGATCCTCCAT GTGCTACAAACCGAAGGCTGGGGAGGACTTTACTCTGGTCTTAAGCCTTCTTTATTTGGAACTGCTGCTTCGCAG GGCATTTACTACTACTTTTATCAGCTATTCAAAAATAAGGCTGAGGCTATTGCTGTTGTCCGTAAGCACAAGGGACGTGGGGATGGCACCCTTGGCATCTTTTCTTGGCTTGTTGTAGCAGCTCTTTCAGG GTCCTTGAATGTATTGCTGACAAACCCAATATGGGTTCTTGTGACCCGTATGCAG ACTCATACTCAAGCAGAAAGAAAAATTATGGAGTCCAAAAAGGAAGCTCTATTAAAGGAGGCTTCTGAAAACGGCTTAATAGGTTCAACACTGCCGGAAAAATTGGATGAGCTTGAGTCAACAAAGCCTCATCCTTATGGAACCATTCATGCG GCCCGTGAAGTTTATACCGAAGCAGGAATTAGAGGATTCTGGAAAGGCATTATACCTACACTCATTATG GTCTGTAATCCCTCAATCCAGTTCATGATATATGAGACCTCATTAAAGCGTCTGAAGGAAAAACGTTCTGCTAATAAGCATGGATTAAAAAATGTATCAGCTTTGGAG GTGTTTTTATTAGGAGCCTTGGCAAAACTTGGGGCAACTGTAACAACATACCCACTGCTGGTCGTCAAG TCTCGGCTTCAAGCAAAACAGGAGATTGGTGGGAATATATCACTAAGATATTCAG GTACAGTAGATGCAATTGTTAAAATGATGAAGTATGAGGGATTGCCTGGCTTTTACAAGGGGATGAGCACAAAGATAGTACAGAGTGTTTTTGCTGCTTCTGTACTTTTCATGTTCAAGGAGGAGATTGTGAAAGCTTACATATTCCTTGTTCATAGGATCCAGAAAGCAAAAGTCCCATTGAACTGA